TCGCGGGATCGTGGTGCGTATGCCAGCCCGAACGGAACGGGTAGCGTCCCGTCAGCAGCATGTGCCGCGTCGTACTGCAGACCGGCGTCACATAACAGTTGCGAAATCGCAGACCGTTATAAGCCAGATGATCGATGGTTGGCGTCTGATTCTCCGAACTCCCATAACAGCGGAACCAGTCCTTGCCCACGTTATCGAGCAAAATAAAGATGATGTTCGGGCGCTGGTCCTGTTTTTGTTCCGCAGCCTGCGCGGGCAGTGCGCAGAGAACCATGCAGCAGATCAGACAGACATTCACACACAGACGTTTCATAACACTCTCAGTTCCAGTTTTGAAGCGCAAGTTTCGTTTCCACAGGTTCAACCTGAATCATCGCCGTGGATGCACCCCGCATTTTCTGAATCTGGGGCAGTACTTTCTCACTCGCAATATACCAGGCCATCCCCAGCAACAGCACAAAGCCGATGCTGGCCAGAATATTCATCCCGATTCCGTTCCGATGTTCGCCCATCACTTTTTTACTGCTGGTCAGCAACAATAACGCGCCCGCAGCCAGAGGGGCCGCCACAACGGTCACCGCCTGGGCAGCAACAATCGCCACCACCGGTTTCGTCCCCGACTGGATCACGTAGAGCCCGACGAACATCCCGGTCAACAGTACCGCTGCCGTCAGAATACGCGTCCACTTATCCTGGGGCGTGCCCCCCAGGCCCAGGCTGTCAGACAGAATAAATCCGCCGATCATCGAATTCACGATAAATGAAGAGTAGGCTGCCGAGAACAGTCCAATGCAGAACAGAATCTGTCCTTTATCTCCAAACAACGGCTGCAATGCATTACCGACATCGCTGACTCCCGACAGTTCTTTCCCCCGCAGTACCGCGGCTGCAGTCGACATGATCATGATCGTGATCAATGCCATAATCGTCACGCTGATAACAGAATCGATGCGGCCATCTTTCAGATCCTGAACTTTCCAGCCTTTGAACCGCGCCAGGTAAGACTGGTAAAATGCGGCTGAAATTACAAAGGTGGTTCCCACCAGTCCCAGCAACGAAAGATTCAGAATCGAATCCAGTCCGTCACTGCCATATCCGGGAATCACCCCCTCTGCCATTTCCAGCAGATTGGGTTTCGCGAAAAACAGATTGATGGCAAAGGACGCCAGCATCAAAGCCACAAAGATCGACATCAATCGTTCGACCAGCTTATACAGGTTCTTGAAGCCGAACAGAAACGCCAGTGAAATCGCATTGAAGATCACGATGCCATATTTGAAATCAGTATAACTTTCCAGAGCCGAATGCACTCCGATATTATTTCCGAACTGATAGGCGGCTGAGATAAAAAAGACACCGCAGCCAATCAAAATGGTTAACGGACGTCCCACCATTTTAGCCAGCAGGGTGCAGGTCGACTCTTCAGTCACTGTCCCCAGTTTCGCACCGAGTGAAGTATAAATCAGCATAAAGAAAACCGAGATCAGCACGACCCAGATCATGCTGTAACCGTCTTTGGCTCCCAGATTGGAACTCGATAAAATACTTCCGGGACCAATCACCACACAGGCGGTTACCAGGCCGGGGCCAATCCGTTGCCACCAGTGGGGCCGGGCATTCGTTGCTGATTCTGCTGCTGCTTCACTCACGGGACGGGTATCCTCAGAAGGTTCTCAATGTGGTGTGGGGAAAACATATGCAACCTTCATTATGCGAAACTCAAGACAAGACACAATCCTCTTCTTCTTCGTCCGGTTTTATTTTGTAAAGATTCTTAGTAATGTTTAAGATAGCTTTACAGTCGGCTCCTGCGCTGCGGACTGCCGCCGGCTTTCAAGCTGCTCGTTATTCCTCGCCATAGATTCATTCGACCAAAGGATCATCACGTGAAAGCTCTGTTGAATCTGCTCGCCCTGATCTGTCTGCTGTCTGGACTTTTCTCCAATCCGCTGTCTGCTGCGGAGTCCAACCGGAAGCCCAACTTCATCGTCATCTTTTGCGACAACCTGGGTTATGGCGATATCGAACCTTTCGGCTCGACCGTCAATCGGACCCCCTGTTTAAACCGTATGGCACGCGAAGGACGCAAATTCACTCACTTCTGTGTGACCGCAGGTGTCTGCACCCCTTCACGGGCCTCCATCATGACCGGCTGTTATTCACAGCGGGTTGGCATGCACTGGAATCCCCGCGACGGACAGGTACTGCGACCGATCTCTCCCTACGGACTGAATCCCGAAGAAGTCACGGTTGCCGAAGTCCTGAAGCAGAAAGGCTACAAGACCGGCATGATCGGGAAATGGCACCTCGGAGACCAGCCTCCTTTTCTGCCCACCAAACAGGGCTTCGATTATTTCTATGGCATTCCCTACAGCGATGACATGACCCAGGCCGTCGGGCAGCGACTCGGCGATCGCCTGGATGGCAAAAACTGGCCTCCCCTGCCCGTCATGCTGAACGATACTGTCATCAGAGCCGGCGTCGATCGTAATCTGCTCACCAAAGACTACACCGAAAAAGCGGTCGAGTTCATTGAACAGAACAAAGACGAGCCCTTCT
This genomic interval from Gimesia chilikensis contains the following:
- a CDS encoding Nramp family divalent metal transporter, producing MSEAAAESATNARPHWWQRIGPGLVTACVVIGPGSILSSSNLGAKDGYSMIWVVLISVFFMLIYTSLGAKLGTVTEESTCTLLAKMVGRPLTILIGCGVFFISAAYQFGNNIGVHSALESYTDFKYGIVIFNAISLAFLFGFKNLYKLVERLMSIFVALMLASFAINLFFAKPNLLEMAEGVIPGYGSDGLDSILNLSLLGLVGTTFVISAAFYQSYLARFKGWKVQDLKDGRIDSVISVTIMALITIMIMSTAAAVLRGKELSGVSDVGNALQPLFGDKGQILFCIGLFSAAYSSFIVNSMIGGFILSDSLGLGGTPQDKWTRILTAAVLLTGMFVGLYVIQSGTKPVVAIVAAQAVTVVAAPLAAGALLLLTSSKKVMGEHRNGIGMNILASIGFVLLLGMAWYIASEKVLPQIQKMRGASTAMIQVEPVETKLALQNWN